One stretch of Verrucomicrobiales bacterium DNA includes these proteins:
- a CDS encoding alginate export family protein, with product RIGLEYSHGSGDSDPRDDKHGTFENLFPTNHKFYGYMDFVSLQNIHDVRVIYQIKPHPRLSLALEGHLFWLADTSDNFYNVGGAPRGGGAASGTGYGVNSNYGSFVGSELDLIAGYSLTRYAQVEVGFGHFFAGSYVDKTFQNIGGSADANYVYTQLNVNF from the coding sequence TCGCATCGGCCTGGAGTATTCCCACGGATCAGGCGACTCGGATCCGAGGGACGACAAGCACGGCACCTTCGAGAACCTATTTCCTACCAACCATAAGTTCTATGGTTACATGGATTTCGTCTCCCTGCAGAACATCCACGACGTGCGGGTGATCTACCAGATCAAGCCTCATCCGCGCCTGAGCCTCGCGTTGGAAGGCCACTTGTTCTGGTTGGCCGACACCTCCGACAACTTCTACAACGTCGGCGGCGCTCCCCGTGGCGGTGGCGCGGCCAGCGGAACCGGATATGGAGTCAACTCCAACTACGGATCGTTTGTGGGATCGGAACTGGATCTGATCGCGGGCTACTCTCTCACGCGATACGCCCAGGTCGAGGTAGGCTTCGGACATTTCTTCGCCGGATCGTACGTCGACAAGACCTTCCAAAACATCGGTGGATCTGCCGACGCCAACTACGTTTACACCCAATTGAATGTGAACTTTTGA